Proteins from a single region of Pseudomonas sp. BSw22131:
- a CDS encoding PA1414 family protein — MNSKLQEWLHDAGVALGLIERPKLQPIPVRANDDKRRQSRR, encoded by the coding sequence ATGAACAGCAAATTGCAAGAATGGCTTCACGATGCAGGCGTTGCGCTGGGCTTGATCGAGCGTCCCAAGTTGCAACCCATTCCCGTTCGCGCCAACGACGACAAACGTCGCCAGTCGCGTCGCTGA